Proteins from a genomic interval of Paenibacillus sp. FSL R5-0623:
- the spoIIIAD gene encoding stage III sporulation protein AD, giving the protein MEIIQVVGLALIATVLILVIKEQKPMFAFLIAAATGIVIFMLLIGKIGAVIEVLKRLAENSGMESIYLKTVLKIIGIAYIAEFGAQIVRDAGQESIASKIELAGKVLILVLAIPIISIIIETVMKLMPV; this is encoded by the coding sequence GTGGAAATTATCCAAGTTGTAGGTTTGGCGCTCATCGCAACCGTGCTCATTCTGGTCATTAAGGAACAGAAACCGATGTTTGCCTTTCTGATTGCTGCCGCGACCGGCATTGTCATCTTCATGTTGTTGATTGGCAAAATCGGTGCAGTCATCGAAGTGTTGAAGCGGCTTGCCGAGAATTCAGGCATGGAAAGCATTTATCTGAAAACAGTGCTGAAAATTATTGGCATAGCGTACATCGCTGAATTTGGCGCACAGATTGTCAGGGATGCAGGTCAGGAGAGCATTGCGTCCAAAATCGAACTGGCTGGTAAGGTACTGATCCTTGTACTTGCTATACCGATCATCAGCATTATTATCGAAACCGTCATG
- the spoIIIAC gene encoding stage III sporulation protein AC, with the protein MNLEVNAIFQIAGIGIIIAMIHTVLKQMGKEDMAHWVTVIGFVVVLFMVVRMLDSLLQEIKSIFLFQ; encoded by the coding sequence ATGAATCTAGAAGTGAACGCAATCTTTCAAATTGCGGGTATCGGAATCATCATCGCCATGATTCACACGGTACTGAAACAAATGGGAAAGGAAGATATGGCTCACTGGGTGACCGTAATCGGATTTGTCGTTGTATTGTTCATGGTGGTCCGTATGCTGGACAGCCTGCTACAAGAGATCAAATCGATATTTCTTTTTCAATGA
- the spoIIIAB gene encoding stage III sporulation protein SpoIIIAB: MVNMFGAVIILLASTLAGFYKARQYALRPRQLRELIAALQRLMTEINYGLTPLPDAMGKMGAQTKEPVKTLFLHAASQMEPPHGLTARESLQSGVDLAWGRSAMKADEKEVMLQLSFSLGTSDRQDQTKHISLAIQQLMHEESRAQADQMKYERMSRSLGMLVGALIVILIF, from the coding sequence TTGGTTAACATGTTTGGTGCGGTAATTATTCTGTTAGCCAGCACCCTCGCCGGTTTTTACAAGGCCAGACAGTATGCATTAAGACCGAGGCAGTTGCGAGAACTCATTGCAGCCCTCCAGCGACTAATGACGGAGATTAACTATGGGCTCACTCCACTTCCTGATGCCATGGGCAAGATGGGAGCACAGACCAAAGAACCTGTAAAGACGCTGTTCCTTCATGCAGCTTCTCAGATGGAACCTCCTCATGGACTCACTGCCCGGGAAAGTCTGCAGTCAGGCGTGGATTTGGCGTGGGGAAGATCGGCCATGAAGGCTGACGAGAAGGAAGTGATGCTGCAATTAAGCTTCAGCCTTGGCACAAGTGACCGTCAGGATCAGACCAAACATATATCGTTAGCCATTCAACAACTAATGCATGAGGAATCCCGTGCCCAGGCCGATCAAATGAAATATGAACGAATGAGCCGAAGCCTCGGGATGCTTGTCGGAGCGTTAATCGTCATTCTGATCTTCTGA
- the spoIIIAA gene encoding stage III sporulation protein AA codes for MKVNWRELFPEPIRTILGRMPPALLEQVEEVRIREGRPLEINAGNTYHFLTPQGCPTGNPEEAYVPQKEVTHRLLDLISNHSLYTLEEELRKGFITIPGGHRIGLAGRTVLSGGRVEYLRDINGFNVRVAREVHGVADRILPYLLDMKSGQVLHTLILSPPQQGKTTLLRDLARQISSGTKLTGGTELVQGIRPRLKVGIVDERSEIAGSYKGVPGFDVGPRTDVMDGCPKAEGMMMMLRSMSPDVLIVDEIGRPEDAEAVMEALHAGVSVIATAHGRDLSELSARPALRTLITEQMFQRYVQLQRTSRGMTFRLADGKMRGLQQTGAGGEAFG; via the coding sequence ATGAAGGTGAACTGGAGGGAACTTTTTCCGGAACCGATCCGAACCATTCTCGGAAGAATGCCACCCGCTCTATTGGAACAAGTGGAGGAAGTACGTATTCGAGAAGGCAGACCCCTGGAGATTAATGCAGGCAACACATACCACTTCCTGACACCTCAAGGTTGTCCGACCGGGAATCCTGAAGAAGCGTATGTTCCTCAGAAAGAAGTGACGCACAGGTTGCTGGACCTGATCAGTAACCATTCACTTTATACATTGGAAGAGGAACTGCGCAAAGGGTTCATCACCATACCTGGGGGACATCGAATCGGGCTTGCTGGACGAACGGTACTAAGCGGTGGGCGTGTCGAATACCTGCGTGACATCAACGGGTTTAACGTTCGGGTAGCCCGTGAAGTACATGGAGTAGCTGATCGTATTCTGCCTTATCTTCTCGATATGAAGAGCGGACAGGTCCTGCACACGTTGATCCTATCACCACCACAACAAGGGAAAACGACATTGCTGCGAGATCTGGCGAGACAAATTAGCAGTGGTACAAAGCTTACAGGGGGAACTGAACTAGTTCAGGGAATACGTCCACGTCTGAAAGTGGGCATTGTGGATGAAAGGTCCGAAATCGCTGGTAGCTACAAAGGAGTACCTGGCTTCGACGTAGGTCCCCGAACAGATGTGATGGACGGTTGTCCGAAGGCTGAGGGCATGATGATGATGCTTCGCTCCATGTCACCCGATGTCCTGATTGTGGACGAGATTGGTCGTCCGGAGGATGCCGAGGCGGTGATGGAAGCCCTGCATGCAGGAGTCTCAGTGATTGCGACTGCGCATGGCCGTGACCTATCAGAGCTGTCGGCCAGACCCGCCCTCAGAACCTTAATTACGGAGCAGATGTTTCAACGTTATGTCCAGCTGCAACGGACGAGCCGGGGCATGACCTTTCGGCTGGCTGATGGCAAAATGCGTGGGTTGCAGCAGACCGGGGCAGGAGGTGAAGCCTTTGGTTAA
- a CDS encoding 2-phosphosulfolactate phosphatase produces the protein MRVDVVGNVNEVRTIDIAGRSAVVIDVLCTTSTIVTALAYDASAVIAVETVPQAKQMEVKDCIRGGERFDKKITGFEVGNSPYEYMTKDIANKTIILTTTDGTRALIKASRAKHVLAGSFLNVRAVAAVLCQLQRDVLLLCAGNQDEFALEDALCAGCIIDELHRQSCSPIQLNDLGMVLHQAVSQCQESIPELVQGSVSGRRLEKLGRVHDISYCSQLNLLDCVPEMGEGNLMQPYRGIRGGKMFKLM, from the coding sequence GTGCGAGTTGATGTCGTTGGCAATGTGAATGAAGTACGTACTATTGATATTGCAGGGCGAAGTGCAGTTGTCATTGATGTATTGTGTACGACCAGTACAATTGTTACGGCTCTGGCGTATGACGCTTCGGCTGTGATTGCCGTAGAGACCGTTCCACAAGCCAAACAAATGGAAGTGAAAGATTGCATACGAGGCGGGGAGCGTTTTGACAAAAAAATCACCGGATTCGAGGTGGGTAATTCCCCCTATGAATATATGACTAAGGACATTGCTAATAAAACGATCATACTGACCACAACCGATGGAACCCGAGCGTTGATTAAAGCTTCCAGGGCGAAACATGTACTAGCTGGATCATTTCTCAATGTCAGGGCTGTCGCAGCAGTTCTCTGCCAACTTCAACGAGATGTATTGCTGTTATGTGCGGGGAATCAGGATGAATTTGCACTGGAGGACGCCTTGTGTGCTGGATGTATCATCGACGAACTGCACCGTCAATCCTGTTCTCCCATCCAACTAAACGATCTCGGCATGGTACTTCATCAGGCGGTATCCCAATGTCAAGAGAGCATCCCGGAGCTGGTGCAGGGATCTGTTAGCGGGCGTAGGCTTGAAAAGTTAGGCAGGGTTCATGATATTTCATATTGTTCTCAATTAAACTTGCTGGATTGTGTTCCCGAGATGGGGGAGGGGAACCTCATGCAACCTTATAGAGGTATACGCGGCGGAAAGATGTTCAAGTTGATGTGA
- a CDS encoding aspartate kinase, with product MSLYVMKFGGSSVGDTERMKRVAGRVVEKADEGHRCVVVVSAMGDTTDDLIDQAKQLNSDLPAREMDMLLTTGEQISISLLSMAIQALGRKAVSFTGWQAGFRTEPVHGKARIHDIQPARVNAALAEGNIVIVAGFQGMTEDGEITTLGRGGSDTTAVALAAAIKADACEIYTDVDGIYSTDPRIVKVARKLKEISYDEMLELANLGAAVLHPRAVEYAKHSGVPLIVRSSFNHNEGTVVKEEAAMEQGVVVSGIAYDKNVARISILGVPDVPGVLAEVFGALASNQLDVDIIVQSGVMDGKADFSFSVALSDRENALRVIEGLHSRLPYREVTSEENLVKISIVGAGMVSHPGVAAKMFKVISAEGVSIKMVSTSEIKVSCVIDGDKLHDVIKALHTAYDLDTAEQAVIGGPQDRR from the coding sequence TTGTCATTGTACGTCATGAAATTTGGGGGCAGCTCGGTCGGAGATACAGAACGCATGAAGCGTGTAGCCGGACGTGTTGTAGAAAAAGCTGATGAAGGACATCGGTGTGTAGTCGTGGTTTCGGCCATGGGGGATACAACAGATGATTTGATTGATCAGGCAAAACAACTGAATAGTGATCTGCCTGCTCGTGAGATGGATATGCTCTTAACAACAGGAGAACAGATTTCGATCTCGTTATTATCGATGGCTATTCAAGCGCTTGGACGTAAGGCAGTATCGTTTACGGGCTGGCAAGCGGGATTCCGCACAGAGCCGGTTCACGGAAAAGCACGTATTCATGATATTCAACCTGCCCGTGTGAATGCAGCACTTGCCGAGGGCAACATTGTTATTGTTGCAGGCTTCCAGGGTATGACGGAAGACGGCGAGATCACAACGCTGGGTCGTGGTGGTTCGGATACAACAGCTGTAGCGCTGGCGGCAGCCATTAAGGCTGATGCGTGTGAGATCTATACGGATGTAGACGGAATCTATTCTACGGACCCTCGGATCGTTAAGGTTGCGCGCAAGCTGAAGGAAATATCCTATGACGAAATGCTGGAACTTGCTAATTTGGGAGCAGCGGTGCTGCATCCGCGTGCAGTAGAGTACGCGAAGCATTCCGGTGTACCTTTAATTGTAAGATCTAGCTTTAACCATAATGAAGGAACGGTTGTGAAGGAGGAAGCAGCAATGGAACAAGGCGTAGTGGTTAGTGGTATTGCCTATGACAAAAATGTGGCTCGCATCAGTATTCTGGGTGTGCCGGATGTACCAGGAGTTCTGGCCGAAGTATTTGGTGCGCTTGCATCCAATCAGCTGGATGTGGACATTATCGTTCAGAGCGGTGTGATGGATGGCAAAGCGGACTTCTCGTTCTCTGTGGCGCTGTCTGATCGTGAGAACGCATTACGTGTCATTGAAGGCCTTCACAGCCGTTTGCCTTACCGTGAAGTCACATCAGAGGAGAACCTCGTTAAAATCTCCATTGTTGGCGCAGGCATGGTCAGTCATCCTGGTGTAGCTGCGAAGATGTTCAAAGTCATTTCCGCTGAAGGCGTGAGTATCAAGATGGTGAGCACTTCCGAGATCAAAGTATCTTGTGTTATTGACGGAGATAAGCTGCATGACGTCATTAAGGCATTGCATACAGCATATGATCTCGACACTGCCGAGCAAGCCGTTATCGGTGGACCTCAAGATCGCAGATAA
- the efp gene encoding elongation factor P translates to MISVNDFKTGLTVQVDNDIYTVLDFQHVKPGKGAAFVRSKLKNLRNGNTVEKTFRAGETIGRAIIENRGVSYLYASGTEHTFMDNETYDQFTLTSDQLEWELNFLKENMVVKIVSYQGEILGIDLPTSVELKVIETEPSVKGNTAQGATKNAKVETGLNVQVPLFINEGDVLLIDTREGKYSSRA, encoded by the coding sequence GTGATTTCAGTAAACGATTTTAAAACAGGCTTGACCGTGCAAGTAGATAACGATATCTATACCGTGCTTGATTTCCAACACGTTAAACCAGGTAAAGGCGCTGCCTTTGTACGTTCCAAATTGAAAAACCTGCGTAACGGTAACACCGTTGAAAAAACATTCCGTGCAGGCGAAACCATTGGTCGTGCCATCATCGAAAACCGTGGCGTATCCTACCTGTATGCAAGCGGTACAGAGCACACGTTCATGGATAACGAAACATATGATCAGTTCACATTGACTAGTGATCAACTGGAATGGGAATTGAACTTCCTGAAAGAAAACATGGTCGTTAAGATCGTTAGCTACCAAGGTGAAATCCTCGGAATTGACTTGCCAACAAGCGTTGAGTTGAAAGTCATCGAGACTGAGCCAAGTGTTAAAGGTAACACTGCACAAGGCGCTACCAAAAATGCAAAAGTGGAAACAGGCTTGAACGTACAAGTTCCTTTGTTCATTAACGAAGGTGACGTTCTCCTGATTGACACACGTGAAGGTAAATACTCTTCCCGTGCGTAA
- a CDS encoding Xaa-Pro peptidase family protein — protein sequence MENKRVNKLREAMRVHELTAMLITNPINRRYMTGFTGSAGYVLITEQDAYLLTDFRYMSQAPQQAKGFTVVEHGAKPMDTVRELLASANIKEVGFEQDSVTFGTHSAYAEALQSIELKAVSGIVEQLRMFKDADEIAVMQRAADLADATFSHVLQFAKPGMTEREVDLEMEFFMRKHGATSSSFDTIVASGERSAMPHGVASSKVIGQNELITFDFGALLDGYCSDLTRTIATGTPVPELRKIYDIVLEAQLHTLENLKPGMTGREADALARDIIAGHGYGDQFGHSTGHGLGLEVHEAPRLSKLSDDVLKPGMVVTVEPGIYIDGLGGVRIEDDVVITETGIHILTKSDKKFTVIG from the coding sequence ATGGAAAACAAACGAGTAAATAAGTTGCGTGAAGCCATGCGTGTTCATGAACTCACTGCAATGCTGATTACAAACCCGATTAACCGTCGTTATATGACGGGTTTTACAGGCTCGGCGGGATATGTGCTGATTACGGAACAGGATGCATATCTGCTGACTGATTTCCGTTATATGTCACAAGCGCCTCAACAAGCCAAAGGATTCACCGTTGTGGAGCATGGAGCCAAGCCGATGGATACAGTGCGTGAACTACTGGCATCCGCAAATATCAAAGAAGTGGGCTTCGAGCAGGATAGTGTCACATTTGGCACGCATTCCGCTTATGCTGAAGCACTTCAATCTATCGAACTGAAAGCTGTATCCGGGATCGTGGAACAACTTCGTATGTTCAAGGATGCAGATGAGATCGCGGTTATGCAGAGAGCAGCAGATCTGGCGGATGCCACGTTCAGCCACGTTTTGCAGTTTGCAAAACCAGGTATGACGGAGCGGGAAGTGGATCTGGAGATGGAGTTTTTCATGCGCAAGCATGGAGCAACGTCCTCTTCGTTTGACACCATTGTAGCATCGGGTGAACGTTCTGCTATGCCCCACGGTGTAGCGAGCAGCAAGGTCATCGGACAAAATGAGTTAATTACATTTGACTTTGGTGCACTTTTGGACGGATACTGTTCAGATCTGACACGTACCATTGCAACAGGTACACCTGTACCTGAACTGCGCAAAATTTATGACATTGTACTGGAAGCTCAGTTACATACGCTGGAGAACCTGAAACCGGGCATGACCGGACGGGAAGCAGATGCATTGGCTCGTGATATCATTGCAGGTCACGGATATGGAGATCAATTCGGACACAGCACAGGCCACGGTCTGGGTTTGGAAGTTCACGAAGCTCCTCGCTTGTCCAAGCTTAGCGACGATGTATTGAAACCGGGTATGGTTGTTACCGTTGAACCGGGTATATATATTGACGGGCTTGGCGGCGTGCGTATCGAGGATGACGTAGTGATTACCGAGACGGGTATTCATATTCTCACGAAGTCGGACAAGAAGTTCACCGTAATCGGCTAA
- the aroQ gene encoding type II 3-dehydroquinate dehydratase, producing the protein MKRIIVINGPNLNMLGVREPGIYGTLSLKDIEDKIRRQADEIGVSIAFYQSNHEGDIIDRIHAALGEADGIILNAGAFTHYSYAIRDAINAVKVPTVEVHLSNIHAREAFRHHSVIAAETIGQIAGFGEVSYELGLLALVRHLDKQT; encoded by the coding sequence ATGAAACGAATTATTGTGATCAATGGTCCGAACCTGAACATGCTTGGTGTACGTGAACCGGGCATCTATGGAACGCTTAGTCTGAAGGATATTGAGGACAAAATTCGCAGACAGGCTGATGAAATTGGCGTCTCCATCGCTTTTTATCAATCGAACCATGAAGGGGACATCATTGACCGCATTCATGCAGCGTTGGGTGAGGCAGACGGAATAATACTGAATGCCGGAGCATTTACCCATTATAGCTATGCTATACGTGATGCAATCAATGCTGTAAAAGTCCCTACAGTGGAAGTACATCTATCCAACATTCATGCACGCGAAGCGTTCAGACATCATTCAGTGATTGCAGCGGAAACAATCGGGCAGATTGCCGGATTTGGCGAAGTAAGCTATGAACTGGGATTGCTGGCTCTTGTGCGTCATCTGGACAAACAAACCTGA
- a CDS encoding YqhR family membrane protein, with the protein MTERTHEDTSRDEGQRPKERQQKDRGRRPTQRQGQAHYYTKPFPFALELGFFAGFIWGGLHWLFYLLHFTIVPVGFLAEPFFKHEYIYTAAGHLTGWLFFIVFSILASLLYTFTIRKLKGPLPGMVYGIVWWLILFILVGPKLGMMKPLNGLTWDSIITELCFFLLWGLFIGYTVAMEYTDERKREPEQAGA; encoded by the coding sequence ATGACAGAGCGTACGCATGAAGATACATCGCGAGATGAAGGCCAACGTCCGAAAGAACGGCAGCAAAAAGACAGAGGCAGGCGCCCTACCCAGAGACAAGGTCAAGCTCACTACTACACGAAGCCATTTCCCTTTGCGTTAGAGCTTGGCTTTTTTGCCGGTTTTATCTGGGGTGGGTTGCATTGGCTATTCTATCTGTTGCATTTTACGATTGTACCTGTCGGATTTCTGGCCGAGCCTTTTTTCAAACATGAATATATATATACCGCAGCAGGACATTTGACAGGCTGGCTGTTTTTTATCGTCTTTTCCATCTTGGCATCCTTACTCTACACGTTCACGATTAGAAAACTGAAAGGGCCGTTACCCGGCATGGTATATGGAATCGTCTGGTGGCTGATTCTCTTTATACTGGTCGGACCAAAACTGGGGATGATGAAACCTTTGAACGGTTTAACGTGGGATTCAATCATCACGGAACTCTGTTTCTTTTTGTTATGGGGGCTGTTCATTGGTTACACGGTAGCCATGGAGTACACGGATGAACGTAAACGCGAGCCGGAGCAAGCGGGGGCATAG
- a CDS encoding DUF1385 domain-containing protein, with the protein MPQQSKPVSYGGQAVIEGVMFGGKHVNVTAVRRKDGEITYLEVPKQDKSWVTKLRRIPLLRGIVSIIDSSVKGSRHLNYSADAYADDELEPEEKAKQKEKDGSGWSLSMIIGVTAVAILSFLFGKVVLTLLPVVIENFLFKNAFDNQFLHNLLEGGIKLILLLAYLWLISQTPMIKRLFQYHGAEHKVISAHEAGEELTPENVQKYSRLHYRCGSSFIMLTVIIGVFLYSLFTYDNLWERMGQRLLLLPVVLGISFELLKLTNSVRDIPVLRYLGYPGLWLQLLTTKEPTNEQVEVSIASFNRMRELDAKLANVSATSEVPVATLDPVKG; encoded by the coding sequence TTGCCTCAACAATCCAAGCCTGTCAGCTATGGGGGGCAAGCTGTCATTGAAGGCGTAATGTTCGGTGGGAAACATGTCAACGTTACAGCTGTTCGTAGAAAAGACGGCGAAATTACGTATCTGGAAGTTCCCAAGCAAGACAAGTCCTGGGTCACGAAATTGCGGCGGATTCCTTTATTACGCGGAATTGTCAGCATTATAGATTCAAGCGTTAAAGGTAGCAGACATCTTAATTATTCTGCTGACGCCTATGCTGATGATGAACTGGAACCGGAAGAGAAAGCCAAGCAAAAAGAGAAAGATGGTTCGGGCTGGAGCCTTAGCATGATTATTGGTGTTACCGCCGTAGCCATTCTTTCATTCCTTTTTGGTAAAGTGGTGCTCACATTGCTTCCTGTTGTTATCGAGAATTTTCTATTCAAAAATGCATTCGACAATCAGTTTTTGCATAATTTACTGGAAGGCGGCATTAAGCTGATCCTGTTACTCGCCTATCTGTGGTTAATCTCACAGACGCCGATGATTAAACGTCTCTTCCAGTATCATGGAGCGGAACACAAAGTAATCAGCGCACATGAAGCTGGTGAAGAACTGACACCGGAGAACGTGCAAAAGTACAGCCGACTGCACTACCGCTGCGGAAGCAGTTTCATTATGTTGACTGTCATTATTGGAGTGTTTCTATACTCCCTCTTCACGTACGATAACCTCTGGGAACGGATGGGTCAGCGTCTATTGTTATTGCCAGTTGTGCTAGGCATTTCTTTTGAACTGTTAAAGCTCACGAATTCAGTACGTGATATTCCTGTACTGCGTTATCTCGGATACCCGGGATTGTGGCTGCAATTGCTGACAACAAAAGAACCGACCAACGAACAGGTAGAAGTCTCCATTGCTTCGTTTAACCGTATGCGTGAGTTGGATGCCAAGCTTGCTAATGTCTCTGCTACGTCAGAAGTACCTGTTGCAACACTCGATCCTGTGAAAGGGTGA
- a CDS encoding patatin-like phospholipase family protein, with the protein MLINAVFEGGGVKGISLAGAVQGAQDCGIQFNRVAGTSSGSIVAALLAAGYRAEEMKVIIENTPFVSLLRRSPIFNTRWIGPAARLFLKKGLYSGEALESWIRKMLEQKGIRTFADLPQGKLLITASDISNGTILVLPDDIRRFGIDPAKLDVAKAVRMSCSIPYFFDPVVIRKSPVFSKGLPFQDQFVYVVDGGLLSNFPLWLFDGERSERGGDIIPVVGFKMVGKTEVEPARIKGPLSMLQALVETMLTAHDERYIEQINRFRTVKIPTLGIKPTQFHLSLQDSTALYRSGATAGNDFFNGWNMKMYDEQLDKQRKELRKKQAEAPPLIPV; encoded by the coding sequence ATGTTAATTAACGCGGTGTTTGAAGGTGGAGGCGTCAAAGGGATCTCGCTTGCAGGTGCTGTGCAGGGTGCTCAAGACTGTGGCATTCAGTTCAATCGGGTGGCAGGCACATCATCCGGCTCCATTGTAGCTGCTCTGCTAGCGGCAGGTTACCGGGCTGAAGAGATGAAAGTCATTATTGAGAATACCCCCTTTGTTTCATTGCTTCGTCGTTCCCCCATATTTAATACCCGATGGATCGGACCGGCAGCAAGGCTGTTCTTGAAGAAAGGTTTGTATTCGGGGGAGGCGCTGGAATCATGGATTCGCAAGATGCTGGAGCAGAAAGGAATTCGCACATTCGCTGACTTGCCGCAAGGTAAGTTGCTTATTACGGCGTCCGATATATCCAATGGGACCATTCTGGTGCTGCCGGACGATATTCGGCGGTTTGGCATTGATCCTGCCAAGCTGGATGTTGCAAAAGCGGTACGTATGAGTTGCAGTATTCCGTATTTTTTCGATCCGGTAGTCATACGCAAATCGCCGGTATTCTCCAAAGGTTTACCTTTTCAAGATCAGTTCGTATATGTCGTGGATGGTGGATTGCTTAGCAATTTTCCATTGTGGCTCTTCGATGGTGAGCGTTCGGAACGAGGGGGAGACATTATTCCGGTTGTCGGATTCAAAATGGTGGGGAAGACGGAAGTGGAACCAGCCCGGATTAAAGGACCGCTAAGCATGCTTCAGGCCCTTGTGGAGACGATGCTCACAGCACATGATGAACGCTATATCGAACAGATTAACCGGTTTCGTACAGTGAAGATACCAACGCTTGGGATTAAACCAACGCAATTTCATTTATCTTTACAGGACAGCACAGCCTTATATCGATCAGGTGCAACCGCAGGGAACGACTTTTTCAACGGATGGAATATGAAAATGTATGATGAACAGCTGGACAAACAAAGAAAAGAATTGCGCAAGAAACAGGCAGAAGCTCCGCCTCTGATCCCTGTATAA
- a CDS encoding family 10 glycosylhydrolase, translated as MNVRKGLMLLLIFVLGFQTAGMTAQAAGQKEIAIFLDGNRLESDVSPYILPKVNVTMVPLRVISEGLGASVLWSQATRTVTIQKSDSVISMTSGRQQASVDNAVVGLDASVELKQGRVMVPIRFVSENLGIRVNWNQAAQTIDLYTGDESVPTPEPTPAIPAEPGGTGTVPASEEMRGAWISTVNGDWPSSGAKGNVEKQKQEYTKQLDTLQGMGINAVFVQVRANGDAIYPSGLVPWNSVLTGTQGKDPGYDPLAFMVEEAHKRGLEFHAWFNPFRATNSASTSNLAANHISKLHPDWIVNASGKLYINPGIPEARQHIIDTIMEVVNQYDIDGVHLDDYFYPSNVTFNDDAAFKTYNTLNTKDRAEWRRDNINQFVKQLGQSIHSVKANVEYGISPFGVWRNKSVDLTGSDTKAGVTAYDSMNADVRTWINQEWIDYVAPQVYWSMTLNVARYDKVVDWWANEVANTNVKLYIGHSPYKLGTPEIGWQTSQEIIDQLNYNKKYGSVKGDIFFSSQYLTKNPLGLIAKLKAYYGL; from the coding sequence ATGAACGTTCGTAAAGGATTGATGCTGTTGCTCATTTTTGTCCTTGGATTTCAGACAGCAGGCATGACGGCACAAGCAGCCGGGCAGAAGGAAATCGCTATTTTTCTAGACGGCAACCGTTTGGAATCGGATGTATCACCCTACATCTTGCCCAAAGTAAATGTAACGATGGTGCCTCTGCGTGTTATTAGCGAAGGACTGGGTGCGTCTGTTCTATGGTCTCAAGCTACTCGTACCGTGACCATTCAGAAATCCGATTCGGTCATCTCTATGACGAGCGGGCGCCAGCAGGCGAGCGTGGATAACGCTGTAGTTGGTCTGGATGCATCGGTTGAATTGAAACAAGGTCGGGTCATGGTACCCATTCGATTCGTCAGTGAGAATCTGGGCATTCGAGTGAACTGGAATCAGGCAGCCCAGACCATTGATCTGTACACAGGAGACGAATCAGTCCCAACTCCTGAACCAACTCCGGCAATTCCAGCAGAGCCTGGAGGTACGGGCACTGTACCAGCTTCTGAAGAGATGCGGGGAGCATGGATCTCCACTGTGAATGGAGACTGGCCTTCATCCGGGGCGAAGGGAAATGTAGAGAAGCAAAAGCAGGAGTACACGAAACAGCTCGATACGTTGCAAGGAATGGGCATTAATGCCGTATTCGTTCAAGTGAGAGCCAACGGGGATGCCATCTATCCTTCAGGTCTGGTACCTTGGAACAGCGTATTGACAGGAACACAAGGTAAAGATCCAGGTTATGATCCCCTCGCGTTTATGGTCGAGGAAGCACACAAACGAGGCCTGGAGTTCCATGCTTGGTTTAATCCGTTTAGAGCAACGAACTCAGCGAGTACATCGAACTTGGCTGCAAACCACATCTCGAAGCTTCATCCCGACTGGATTGTGAATGCATCCGGCAAATTGTACATTAACCCGGGTATCCCGGAAGCCAGACAGCATATTATCGATACGATCATGGAAGTGGTCAATCAGTATGATATTGATGGCGTACATCTGGATGATTATTTCTATCCGTCCAATGTGACTTTTAATGATGATGCAGCTTTCAAAACCTATAACACATTGAATACCAAAGACCGTGCTGAATGGCGTCGGGACAATATCAATCAGTTCGTTAAGCAGCTCGGACAGAGTATTCACAGCGTGAAAGCTAACGTTGAATATGGAATTAGTCCATTTGGTGTATGGCGTAACAAATCCGTTGATCTGACAGGCTCTGATACCAAAGCAGGAGTAACCGCGTATGACAGCATGAATGCAGATGTGCGGACATGGATTAACCAGGAGTGGATCGACTATGTCGCTCCGCAGGTGTATTGGAGTATGACACTGAACGTAGCCCGTTACGACAAAGTCGTGGACTGGTGGGCGAATGAAGTCGCTAACACAAATGTAAAATTGTATATCGGCCACTCACCTTATAAGTTAGGTACGCCAGAGATTGGCTGGCAGACATCACAGGAGATCATCGATCAGCTGAACTACAACAAGAAGTATGGTTCGGTCAAAGGAGATATTTTCTTTAGTTCACAGTACTTGACGAAGAACCCTCTCGGCTTGATTGCCAAATTAAAAGCCTACTATGGTCTATAA